The Erythrobacter litoralis HTCC2594 nucleotide sequence GGCATCCAGCCGCCGCGCAATCTCCGGTCGCTCGTCGAGCACCAGGAAAGTATCGTCTTCCCGTGTCAGCGCGACACGAATGCCGCCCTGCTCCAGCAATTCGTCCTTGAGCGCCTGCGCAAGCCCTAGCACGACGGTCTTTTCGCGCAAGCCCGCCCCGCTCGCGCCCGGATCCTTGCCGCCGTGCCCTGCGTCGATCACCACCAGCGGGCGCGACCGGTCGGGCGGGCCATAGACCGTCGGCAGGTCAACCGGATCGTCGGCATCGGGCAGCAACAGGTCGAGCACATAATCGCGCCCCAGATGCGGGACGGGGATCGTCAGGCCGAACACGACCAGGCCGCCGACCAGCAGGACGGGCAACAGGAATATCAGCCAGAGTTGGATGCGCAGCGACATGTTCTTAGCACCCTGTTAGGGCGGCCGGGGCTAAGTGCGCAATATAGTTGCCGGACTTCTCCCGCGATGCTAGCACCCGCTTCGACCGGAGACACGCATCGCCAGCAGGGTCGCACCCGACACAATCGGGCGATGCAGGTCAAGACCGGCAATGCCATGCGCTTTCTCGCTCATGGCTCGAATACGACAGGTTGATACGTCCGATGAGAAGTCCATCCCGCACTCCAAACGAGCGATCCTCGGATCGTCGTGCAGTGGCGGCATGCAAGGCGGCGCTCTCTCAGCGCATTCTCTGCGGCGTAGACACGAAATCCCGCGCTCCGACGGCATTCCGTCCGGGCCGGACTATCCATTCCGCTTCCGGCAGTAGCCGCGGCGGTTTCCACACATATCTGCGCGAGCGCTCGACACCAGTGGGTCTCAGGACCCTGGCGATACCGCTCGGCGCACGGAGAAAATTACATGGCAACGCGCATGCTTATCGATGCGCGCCACACGGAAGAAACCCGGGTGGCGGTGCTCAAAGGCAACCGGATTGAGGAATTCGATTTCGAGTCTGCTGAACACAAGCAGATCAAAGGCAATATCTACCTGGCCAAAGTCACGAGGGTCGAACCGTCGCTGCAGGCGGCGTTCGTAGATTTCGGAGGCAACCGTCACGGTTTCCTCGCCTTTAGCGAAATCCATCCCGACTATTACCAGATCCCGCAGGCGGACCGCGAGAAGCTGCTCGCGGAAGAGGCCGAAGCCGCCGAGGAAGAGGCGCGTCTGCGCGCCGAGGAAGAAGATCGCGGCGAAATGCCGGGCGACGAATACGACGCCGAGGACGAAAGCTCCGGAGCGCTCGCCGAAGATCTGGCCGAAGACGGCCTGGAGGAAATCGACACGTCCGAGAAGGACAAGGTTGCGACGATCGAGGAAGGCCAGCTCGACAGCGACGATGATGACGACGACGATTCGGACGATGACGATTCCGACGACGACGATGACGACGACAATAACGGCGACAACGGCAAGTCCAGGGGACGCCGCGGACGTGGTCGTGGCCGCGGTCGGCACCAGGGCAAAGGGAAGGGTCGCGGTGGCAAGTCCCGGGCCAAGGAAGTCGATGCAGTTCGCGCCAAGCGCCAGGCGCTGCGTCGCCGGTACAAGATCCAGGACGTTATCCAGCGCCGCCAGGTGATGTTGGTGCAGGTCGTCAAGGAAGAGCGCGGCAACAAGGGCGCGGCGCTGACGACCTATCTCAGCCTTGCCGGTCGCTACACCGTCCTTATGCCCAATTCGTCGCACGGCGGCGGGATCAGCCGCAAGATTTCGAGCGCCAGCGATCGCAAGCGGTTGAAGCAGGTCGTCTCCGACCTGAGCCTGCCCAAGCAGATGGGCCTGATCGTCCGCACCGCCGGCCTCAGCCGCACCAAGACGGAAATCAAGCGCGACTTCGACTACCTCGCGCGTCTTTGGGACGAGATCCGCGAGAAGACGCTGTCTTCGAGCGCGCCGAGCCTGATCCATTCGGACAGCGACCTCATCAAGCGCGCGATCCGCGATATCTACAATCGCGAGATCGAGGAAGTCGTGGTCGAGGGCGAGGAAGGCTACAAGCTCGCCAAGAGCTTCATGAAGCTGCTGATGCCGAGCCATGCGCGGCGGGTGAAAGCCTATTCCGACCCGGTGCCGCTGTTCCAGCGCTACGGTGCGGAGGACCAGCTGCGCGCCATGTACGATCCGGTCGTGCAGCTCAAATCGGGCGGCTACCTGGTCATCAACCCGACCGAGGCACTTGTTTCGATCGACATCAACTCGGGCCGTTCCACCAAGGAGCACGGGATCGAGCAGACCGCGACAGCGACCAATATCGAAGCGGCCAAGGAAATCGCCCGTCAGCTGCGCCTGCGCGACATGGCCGGGCTCATCGTGATCGACTTCATCGACATGGAATACAATTCCAATGTCCGGAAGGTCGAGCGCGCGATGAAGGACGCGCTCAAGAACGATCGGGCGCGCATCCAAGTCGGCCGCATCTCCGGCTTCGGCCTGATGGAAATGAGCCGCCAGCGCCTGCGTACCGGGGTTCTGGAAGCGACCACCCGCGATTGCCCGCATTGCGACGGCACCGGTCTCGTCCGCACCGCGTCCAGCGCGGGTCTCTCGGCGTTGCGCCTGATCGAGGACGAAGCAGCCAAGGGCAAGGGCACGGTCATCTCGCTCAAGGCGAGTACGGAAGCGGCAGTGTATTTGCTCAATTCCAAGCGCGCCGACCTTCAGGAGATCGAAGACCGCTACAACGTGACGGTCGAAGTGGTCCCCGAAGGCGAGGACGAAGGCGCCAAGATGAGCGTCGGCAGTTCCGGTCCGCGCCCGTCGGAAGCTCCCAAGTTCGAGCCGATCGTCGATGATGACGACGACGAGGAAGAGATCGAAGACGACGCGTCGGACGATGATGACGAGGACGATGACGGCCAGCCAAGGAAGCGTCGCCGCCGCCGTCGCGGCGGGCGTGGTCGCAACAAGAACAAGCAGAACGACCGTTCCGACGGAGATGACGACGATTCCGACGAGGACGATTCAGACGACAGTGAAACGTCCGACGACGACGATGACGGAAAGCCCAAGAAGCGTCGCCGCCGTGGCGGTCGCCGTCGTGGCGGACGTGGACGCAACAAGGGCGATGCCGACAGCGATTCGAAAGACGATGAAAGCCCGCTCGAAGAGGTGTCCGAACAAGTGAAGGAAGACATGCCCGTCGTTGCCGGTCCAGACGGTTCGCCGGAAACCGCCGAGGCCGCTGCCGAAGAAGAAAAGCCGAAGAAGCGTCGCGCGCCTCGCAAGAAGAAGGCGGACGAAGACACCAAGGCCCAGGCATCCGCCGACGACAAGTCCGAAGAAAAGCCCAAGCGCCGCCCGCGCAAGAAGAAGGTCGACGAGGCTGCGGAAAAGGCAGACGACAAGGCTTCGGAAAAGGCTGCCAAAAAGGAAACCGAGGCCAAGCCCAAGCCGAAACGGGCCACCCGCAGCAAGAAGCCTGCGGCCGGCAACGACGAAGGCGAGGCATCGAAGACCGGGAAAGGCGACGCTGCTGCGAAACCTGAAGCGGAAACGGACAAGGGAGCCGGCGGCAAGGCTGCGAACGAAAAAACCGATGGCGATGGGAAACCCCGCCGCGGCTGGTGGCAGCGCACCTTCGGTGACGAATAATTGCTAGAAACAGGTGGGCGCGGCGGTCAGGCCCAGGCCTCGATCACGCGCCCACTTTTCGCCCGATACCCCATTCGTTCCAGCCGATCGACTTGGGCGTCTTCGGCAGATAGGCGGCCCCCATAGGCTCGACGTCGAAGCCCCCTGCCCGCACAGCCTCGGTCACGGGCCGGGTCAGGTGGCATCCCCCCGCGAACGGCTTCCACCATGGCTCGAGCCGATCCTGGAACCGCGCGACATCGGCATCCGGCGCGCGCCCGTGTTCCAAAAACAGCAAACGACCGCCCGGCCTCAGGATGCGGCGCATCTCCTTCACCACCTGCGGCTGGTCCTGAACCGAGCACATGGTATAGGTGCAGACGACCGTGTCGAAGCTGTTGTCTGCAAAGGGAATCTCCTCCCCGATCCCGTCGCGGATATCGGCTTTCCAGCCTTTCTTCTCCGCCTCGGCGCGCGCATATTCCAGCAGCTTCCCGCCGGGATCGATCCCGGCATAGCTGTCGATCGCAGCGGCGTTGTAGAATTGCTGGTTTATCCCTCCGCCGCAGCCGAGTTCGAAAACGTCGCCCGTCGCCATGGGTATGACCCGGCTGCGCAGCTTCATGATCGCCGGCATGCCGCAGGCGAACTTGATCACGCGCGGCACGCCGTGCCGGTCCCACCAACTGCCCAGTCCCATTGCGTTTTCTCCCCTCGCTTGGGTGCATAGTGCCATAAATCCGCGATTGTGGGGAGTGTCCTCCGCCGCTCACACCGCTCTGCATGGCGCTTTTCGCTTCCTGCCTCTTGATCGAAGCTGTATGCGCGCGCGCCAAAGGTCGCCCATAAGAGGACGTCGCAACATGATCGGTATCCAACCCCTCCGCATCCCGGCGGAGGCCAAGGAGCGGGTGCGCCTGCTCTTCATGGCCAAACATGCCTTGTGGGGTGGCGGTATGCACCCCGAAGACGGCAACCACGCCATCTACCACCACGAGGTGCGCAGCACGCTGGAAGGCATGGGCCTCAATCTCGCGCTGGCCGACACTTACCGGGTGCTGTTCGATACGCCCGACGCCGACTTCGTATTCCCTTTGCTCAATCGCGGCGGGTTCGTGAACAGCGAGATGCTGATCCCGACGCTTTGCAACATGCACCGCATCCCCTATCTCGGCGCCATGCCGTTCCTGCGCGGCCTCGGCGACGACAAGTCCGTCTCCAAGCTCGTGAGTACCCATGCCGGCGTGCCTACGGCGGACTGGTTCTGCTTCCGCCGCGGCGCGCCCGTCGAGGAAGCGAGCCTGCCCGCTGCCCCCGACGGACGCTGGGTCATCAAGCCCAACGCCTCCTCGGCCAGCTGGGGCATCTCCGACGCTTTCGATTTCCAGGGCGTCGCTAACGCCATCGCCAACATTCACGGACAGGGGCACGATGCCATCGTCGAACCCTATCTCGACGGCTACGACGTGCAGTGCGCCTTCATCACCATCGATGGCGAAGCGCGGGCCCTGCCCATGCTGTGGTACGAGCGCGAAGACACGCAGAAACTGTGGACCTATTACGAGAAACGCGACCTCGTCCAGAACACCGAGAAAGCCGCGCTCAAGACCTTCGATAACCCGGACTTCGCACCGCTCATTACCGATATGGCGCGGAAGGTCGCGCGCGAATTACTGCCTTTCGACTATGGCCGCATCGAATTCCGTGTCGATCTCGAAAAAGGCGACATCAATTTTATTGAGATCAATCTCAACTGCAATCTGTGGTCGGAGAAGGTGATGGCGAAGGCAGCGAAGTTCGCCGGTTTCAGCCACGCGGACCTGCTGGAAACGCTGCTCGCGGAAAGCTGGCGTCGCAACGGGCTGATTGCCTGAGACTTACAAACCCAAGCCCGTTCGGGCTGAGGTCCTGAGCTGGTCGAAGGGCGAAGCCCAGCCGCAACATTTAGCCTGCCCTTCGACAGGTTCAGGGCGAAGGGATGTGGTGAGTAACCCTAGTCGGGTACCCGCTCGCCTTTCCAGTCGAACTGATGGCCGCTGTCCTCGGGCGAAAGGCCCTCGATTACGCGCAGCAAATTGCGCGCCGATTCCGCCGGATTTGTCAGCTGCCCCTCGGGAAGGTTGGACTGGAATGGCTGCGAAAGCGCGGTGTCGACCGTGCCCGGATGCAAGGACACTGCCACGGCCTGCTTGTGCGTGCGCCGAAGCTCGATGGCGAAATTCCTGACCAGCATGTTGAGCGCAGCCTTCGAAGCGCGGTAGCTGTGCCAGCCGCCGATGCCGTTGTCGCCGATCGAACCGACGCGCGCCGAGAGCGCGGCAAAGACTGCGCGCCGATCGCGCGGAAAGAGCGGCAGCACGAATTTGGCCACCAGTGC carries:
- a CDS encoding D-alanine--D-alanine ligase family protein produces the protein MIGIQPLRIPAEAKERVRLLFMAKHALWGGGMHPEDGNHAIYHHEVRSTLEGMGLNLALADTYRVLFDTPDADFVFPLLNRGGFVNSEMLIPTLCNMHRIPYLGAMPFLRGLGDDKSVSKLVSTHAGVPTADWFCFRRGAPVEEASLPAAPDGRWVIKPNASSASWGISDAFDFQGVANAIANIHGQGHDAIVEPYLDGYDVQCAFITIDGEARALPMLWYEREDTQKLWTYYEKRDLVQNTEKAALKTFDNPDFAPLITDMARKVARELLPFDYGRIEFRVDLEKGDINFIEINLNCNLWSEKVMAKAAKFAGFSHADLLETLLAESWRRNGLIA
- a CDS encoding class I SAM-dependent methyltransferase, coding for MGLGSWWDRHGVPRVIKFACGMPAIMKLRSRVIPMATGDVFELGCGGGINQQFYNAAAIDSYAGIDPGGKLLEYARAEAEKKGWKADIRDGIGEEIPFADNSFDTVVCTYTMCSVQDQPQVVKEMRRILRPGGRLLFLEHGRAPDADVARFQDRLEPWWKPFAGGCHLTRPVTEAVRAGGFDVEPMGAAYLPKTPKSIGWNEWGIGRKVGA
- a CDS encoding Rne/Rng family ribonuclease, coding for MATRMLIDARHTEETRVAVLKGNRIEEFDFESAEHKQIKGNIYLAKVTRVEPSLQAAFVDFGGNRHGFLAFSEIHPDYYQIPQADREKLLAEEAEAAEEEARLRAEEEDRGEMPGDEYDAEDESSGALAEDLAEDGLEEIDTSEKDKVATIEEGQLDSDDDDDDDSDDDDSDDDDDDDNNGDNGKSRGRRGRGRGRGRHQGKGKGRGGKSRAKEVDAVRAKRQALRRRYKIQDVIQRRQVMLVQVVKEERGNKGAALTTYLSLAGRYTVLMPNSSHGGGISRKISSASDRKRLKQVVSDLSLPKQMGLIVRTAGLSRTKTEIKRDFDYLARLWDEIREKTLSSSAPSLIHSDSDLIKRAIRDIYNREIEEVVVEGEEGYKLAKSFMKLLMPSHARRVKAYSDPVPLFQRYGAEDQLRAMYDPVVQLKSGGYLVINPTEALVSIDINSGRSTKEHGIEQTATATNIEAAKEIARQLRLRDMAGLIVIDFIDMEYNSNVRKVERAMKDALKNDRARIQVGRISGFGLMEMSRQRLRTGVLEATTRDCPHCDGTGLVRTASSAGLSALRLIEDEAAKGKGTVISLKASTEAAVYLLNSKRADLQEIEDRYNVTVEVVPEGEDEGAKMSVGSSGPRPSEAPKFEPIVDDDDDEEEIEDDASDDDDEDDDGQPRKRRRRRRGGRGRNKNKQNDRSDGDDDDSDEDDSDDSETSDDDDDGKPKKRRRRGGRRRGGRGRNKGDADSDSKDDESPLEEVSEQVKEDMPVVAGPDGSPETAEAAAEEEKPKKRRAPRKKKADEDTKAQASADDKSEEKPKRRPRKKKVDEAAEKADDKASEKAAKKETEAKPKPKRATRSKKPAAGNDEGEASKTGKGDAAAKPEAETDKGAGGKAANEKTDGDGKPRRGWWQRTFGDE
- a CDS encoding SDR family NAD(P)-dependent oxidoreductase yields the protein MSDVRQQFERAAVFGASGGIGRALVEALADAGIGKIYAGSRSGLTHEGDNVHPFRFDYDEPATLADAAEAMADEPPQLVIVATGVLTLGNGSGPERSFKQIESEAMERVLRINTIGPALVAKFVLPLFPRDRRAVFAALSARVGSIGDNGIGGWHSYRASKAALNMLVRNFAIELRRTHKQAVAVSLHPGTVDTALSQPFQSNLPEGQLTNPAESARNLLRVIEGLSPEDSGHQFDWKGERVPD